From the Azospirillaceae bacterium genome, the window ACGCCATCACCGACGCGCTTTTGGGCACCATCGGGGCCGGGGACATCGGGACCCATTTCCCCCCCAGCGACGAGCGTTGGCGGGGGGCCGACAGCGGGCAGTTCGTCCGGCACGCGGCGGCGTTGGTGGCTGCGGCGGGCGGCACCCTCGTCCATGTGGACGTCTCCATCGTTTGCGAGCGCCCGAAGATCGGCCCGCACCGCGCGGCCATGCTGGCCTGGCTGGGTGAGCTGCTGGGCCTGCCCGCCGACCGCATCGGGCTGAAGGCGACGACATCCGAAGGCCTGGGCTTCACCGGCCGCCGCGAAGGCTTGGCCGCCCAGGCCATCGTCACCGTCCGTTTCAACTGAGGGGGAACCGATGCTGCCCGACGACATCACCGACCTCGCCGCCCACGTCCTCGACCTGTTCAAGGCCGAGGGCGCCAGGATCGCCACGGCCGAGTCCTGCACCGGCGGCCTGATCGCCGGCGCCTTGACCGAGGTGGCCGGCTCCTCCGCCGTCGTGGACCGCGGTTTCGTCACCTACTCCAACGAAGCCAAGAACGAGTTGCTGGGCGTACCGGTGGCCCTGATCGCCCAGCACGGGGCCGTGAGCCAGCAAGTCGCGCAGGCGATGGCCGAAGGGGCGCTGGCCCGGTCGCAGGCGACGGTGGCGGTTGCCGTGA encodes:
- a CDS encoding CinA family protein, with amino-acid sequence MLPDDITDLAAHVLDLFKAEGARIATAESCTGGLIAGALTEVAGSSAVVDRGFVTYSNEAKNELLGVPVALIAQHGAVSQQVAQAMAEGALARSQATVAVAVTGIAGPTGGSPAKPVGLVYFAVAKRDAATVVERHVFPGDRSLVRAATVRKALDLLAGAAP